A DNA window from Takifugu flavidus isolate HTHZ2018 chromosome 15, ASM371156v2, whole genome shotgun sequence contains the following coding sequences:
- the amph gene encoding amphiphysin isoform X1 has translation MAEIKTGIFAKNVQKRLNRAQEKVLQKLGKADETKDEQFEQVVINFRRQESEGSRLQREMKAYMIAIKGMQQASINLTQSLHEVYEPDWHGKDDVLSIGKDCDALWEDFHNKLVDSTLLNLDAYLQNFPDLKGRVSKRSRKLIDYDSARHHVETLQMSGMKNDRKMMKAEDELKKAQQVFEELNSSLQNELPTLWDSRVDFYIGTFKSVTRLEARFHREISLVCRQLYEVMTQLAEQHSDKVFTIQGAPSDSGPLRLARTPSPPEDESPPDSPDTSSNHMLRPVSPGPPRPKSPTQLKKGPPVPPPPKVTPTKEVAEEQIIDFFGGEFLPAPSPLQPNELPGQSLLDLDLDAFQPDESVSPIPQTAVPWDMWSANSQTAQPGADASFGADWSADFGSSSISGGAIPGIESSAAGVEGAQDAAQSGLHPEGDTTTGPPEGGATTAAEGEVTSAFNGLSQDAAPPSFFADFDQMNEVKTEPSEVPEAPDTEAPEEQEATAPPAGEEPAAPAEEEEEKSEEEEVKPTTAPSTEEELEPTVAPSDEVMEETEAPPAGEEDTEGSGSLEKEKPVVPEEPSSIQEAELDEIPGADQTCADEAAPLENMPIPSVIIEPASSNEGDDDRDGDIISPTAASDNDVTTVSQTMKHMSPSGGVSGLPDDFLYKVETMHDFEAANSDELELKRGDVVLVVPTESAEDQDAGWLTGIKESEWLARGASAQKGLFPENFTQRLE, from the exons ATGGCGGAAATTAAAACGGGTATTTTCGCGAAGAACGTGCAGAAACGTCTAAATCGCGCGCAGGAGAAG gtgctgcAAAAACTTGGAAAAGCAGACGAGACCAAAGATGAACAGTTTGAACAAGTGGTCATCAACTTCAGGAGACAGGAG tCGGAGGGGTCTCGTTTGCAGAGGGAGATGAAGGCCTACATGATTGCCATTAAAG GGATGCAGCAGGCTTCCATCAACCTCACTCAGTCTCTGCACGAGGTCTACGAGCCAGACTGGCACGGGAAGGACGATGTTCTGAGCATCGGGAAG GACTgtgatgcattgtgggaagaTTTCCACAATAAGCTGGTGGACTCGACCCTGCTGAACTTGGACGCGTACCTTCAAAACTTCCCCGACTTGAAA GGACGCGTGtccaagaggagcaggaagctcatCGACTACGACAGCGCTCGCCACCACGTGGAAACGCTGCAGATGTCAGGGATGAAGAACGACCggaagatgatgaag GCGGAGGACGAGCTGAAAAAGGCTCAGCAGGTGTTCGAGGAGCTGAACAGCAGCCTCCAGAATGAGCTGCCGACTCTGTGGGACAG CCGGGTGGACTTCTACATCGGCACCTTCAAGAGCGTGACCAGGCTGGAGGCCAGGTTTCACCGGGAGATCTCCCTG GTGTGCCGGCAGCTCTACGAGGTGATGACCCAACTGGCTGAACAGCACTCGGACAAAGTCTTCACCATCCAGGGGGCGCCGAG TGATTCGGGACCACTGCGGCTGGCCAGAACTCCATCCCCACCAGAAGACGAGAGTCCACCTGACAGTCCAGACACCAGCTCCAATCACATGCTCCGCCCGGTCTCACCTGGACCCCCGCGGCCCAAATCCCCCACACAG CTCAAAAAGGGACCACCAGTGCCTCCACCACCCAAGGTCACACCCACCAAGGAGGTCGCAGAGGAGCAGATCATCGACTTCTTCGGAGGAGAGTTCCTGCCAGCACCCTCGCCCTtgcag CCTAACGAACTTCCGGGACAATCGCTGCTGGATCTGGACTTGGATGCTTTTCAACCAGATGAGAGTGTGTCACCAATACCACAG ACCGCCGTTCCGTGGGACATGTGGTCG gCAAACTCCCAGACAGCTCAGCCT GGTGCAGATGCCAGTTTTGGTGCTGACTGGTCTGCAGACTTTGGTTCCAGCTCAATAAGTGGAGGGGCCATTCCAGGCATTGAGTCCTCTGCTGCAGGGGTGGAGGGGGCACAGGATGCAGCTCAGAGTGGGCTCCACCCAGAGGGAGACACAACTACAGGACCCCCAGAGGGtggagcaacaacagcagccgaAGGAGAG GTCACCAGTGCGTTTAATGGCCTGTCCCAG GATGCGGCTCCGCCCTCTTTTTTTGCTGATTTTGATCAAATG AACGAGGTTAAAACAGAACCAAGTGAGGTTCCTGAAGCTCCAGACACAGAAGCTCCTGAGGAACAGGAGGCtacagctccccctgctggtgaggagcccgcagcacctgctgaagaagaggaagagaagagtgaagaagaggaggtgaagccgaCTACAGCTCCTTCcactgaggaagagctggagcccACTGTTGCTCCCTCTGATGAAGTGATGGAGGAGACTgaagcgccacctgctggtgaggaggacacagagggaTCAGGCAgtctggagaaggagaagccaGTC GTACCTGAGGAACCTTCATCCAtccaggaggcggagcttgatgag ATTCCTGGTGCTGACCAAACATGTGCGGATGAAGCAGCTCCGCTG GAAAACATGCCGATCCCGTCAGTGATCATCGAACCCGCCTCCAGTAATGAAGGTGACGACGACCGCGATGGTGACATCATCTCGCCCACCGCCGCCAGTGACAACGATGTGACCACGGTGAGCCAGACCATGAAACACATGAGTCCATCTGGAGGCGTGTCCGGGCTCCCGGATGACTTCCTGTACAAG GTGGAGACGATGCACGACTTTGAAGCAGCCAACTCAGACGAACTTGAACTGAAGAGAGGTGACGTGGTTCTGGTGGTGCCCACCGAGTCGGCGGAGGATCAG GACGCTGGTTGGCTCACGGGTATCAAAGAAAGCGAGTGGTTAGCACGCGGTGCTAGCGCCCAGAAAGGACTGTTTCCAGAGAACTTTACGCAGCGTTTGGAATAA
- the amph gene encoding amphiphysin isoform X2, with amino-acid sequence MAEIKTGIFAKNVQKRLNRAQEKVLQKLGKADETKDEQFEQVVINFRRQESEGSRLQREMKAYMIAIKGMQQASINLTQSLHEVYEPDWHGKDDVLSIGKDCDALWEDFHNKLVDSTLLNLDAYLQNFPDLKGRVSKRSRKLIDYDSARHHVETLQMSGMKNDRKMMKAEDELKKAQQVFEELNSSLQNELPTLWDSRVDFYIGTFKSVTRLEARFHREISLVCRQLYEVMTQLAEQHSDKVFTIQGAPSDSGPLRLARTPSPPEDESPPDSPDTSSNHMLRPVSPGPPRPKSPTQGPPVPPPPKVTPTKEVAEEQIIDFFGGEFLPAPSPLQPNELPGQSLLDLDLDAFQPDESVSPIPQTAVPWDMWSANSQTAQPGADASFGADWSADFGSSSISGGAIPGIESSAAGVEGAQDAAQSGLHPEGDTTTGPPEGGATTAAEGEVTSAFNGLSQDAAPPSFFADFDQMNEVKTEPSEVPEAPDTEAPEEQEATAPPAGEEPAAPAEEEEEKSEEEEVKPTTAPSTEEELEPTVAPSDEVMEETEAPPAGEEDTEGSGSLEKEKPVVPEEPSSIQEAELDEIPGADQTCADEAAPLENMPIPSVIIEPASSNEGDDDRDGDIISPTAASDNDVTTVSQTMKHMSPSGGVSGLPDDFLYKVETMHDFEAANSDELELKRGDVVLVVPTESAEDQDAGWLTGIKESEWLARGASAQKGLFPENFTQRLE; translated from the exons ATGGCGGAAATTAAAACGGGTATTTTCGCGAAGAACGTGCAGAAACGTCTAAATCGCGCGCAGGAGAAG gtgctgcAAAAACTTGGAAAAGCAGACGAGACCAAAGATGAACAGTTTGAACAAGTGGTCATCAACTTCAGGAGACAGGAG tCGGAGGGGTCTCGTTTGCAGAGGGAGATGAAGGCCTACATGATTGCCATTAAAG GGATGCAGCAGGCTTCCATCAACCTCACTCAGTCTCTGCACGAGGTCTACGAGCCAGACTGGCACGGGAAGGACGATGTTCTGAGCATCGGGAAG GACTgtgatgcattgtgggaagaTTTCCACAATAAGCTGGTGGACTCGACCCTGCTGAACTTGGACGCGTACCTTCAAAACTTCCCCGACTTGAAA GGACGCGTGtccaagaggagcaggaagctcatCGACTACGACAGCGCTCGCCACCACGTGGAAACGCTGCAGATGTCAGGGATGAAGAACGACCggaagatgatgaag GCGGAGGACGAGCTGAAAAAGGCTCAGCAGGTGTTCGAGGAGCTGAACAGCAGCCTCCAGAATGAGCTGCCGACTCTGTGGGACAG CCGGGTGGACTTCTACATCGGCACCTTCAAGAGCGTGACCAGGCTGGAGGCCAGGTTTCACCGGGAGATCTCCCTG GTGTGCCGGCAGCTCTACGAGGTGATGACCCAACTGGCTGAACAGCACTCGGACAAAGTCTTCACCATCCAGGGGGCGCCGAG TGATTCGGGACCACTGCGGCTGGCCAGAACTCCATCCCCACCAGAAGACGAGAGTCCACCTGACAGTCCAGACACCAGCTCCAATCACATGCTCCGCCCGGTCTCACCTGGACCCCCGCGGCCCAAATCCCCCACACAG GGACCACCAGTGCCTCCACCACCCAAGGTCACACCCACCAAGGAGGTCGCAGAGGAGCAGATCATCGACTTCTTCGGAGGAGAGTTCCTGCCAGCACCCTCGCCCTtgcag CCTAACGAACTTCCGGGACAATCGCTGCTGGATCTGGACTTGGATGCTTTTCAACCAGATGAGAGTGTGTCACCAATACCACAG ACCGCCGTTCCGTGGGACATGTGGTCG gCAAACTCCCAGACAGCTCAGCCT GGTGCAGATGCCAGTTTTGGTGCTGACTGGTCTGCAGACTTTGGTTCCAGCTCAATAAGTGGAGGGGCCATTCCAGGCATTGAGTCCTCTGCTGCAGGGGTGGAGGGGGCACAGGATGCAGCTCAGAGTGGGCTCCACCCAGAGGGAGACACAACTACAGGACCCCCAGAGGGtggagcaacaacagcagccgaAGGAGAG GTCACCAGTGCGTTTAATGGCCTGTCCCAG GATGCGGCTCCGCCCTCTTTTTTTGCTGATTTTGATCAAATG AACGAGGTTAAAACAGAACCAAGTGAGGTTCCTGAAGCTCCAGACACAGAAGCTCCTGAGGAACAGGAGGCtacagctccccctgctggtgaggagcccgcagcacctgctgaagaagaggaagagaagagtgaagaagaggaggtgaagccgaCTACAGCTCCTTCcactgaggaagagctggagcccACTGTTGCTCCCTCTGATGAAGTGATGGAGGAGACTgaagcgccacctgctggtgaggaggacacagagggaTCAGGCAgtctggagaaggagaagccaGTC GTACCTGAGGAACCTTCATCCAtccaggaggcggagcttgatgag ATTCCTGGTGCTGACCAAACATGTGCGGATGAAGCAGCTCCGCTG GAAAACATGCCGATCCCGTCAGTGATCATCGAACCCGCCTCCAGTAATGAAGGTGACGACGACCGCGATGGTGACATCATCTCGCCCACCGCCGCCAGTGACAACGATGTGACCACGGTGAGCCAGACCATGAAACACATGAGTCCATCTGGAGGCGTGTCCGGGCTCCCGGATGACTTCCTGTACAAG GTGGAGACGATGCACGACTTTGAAGCAGCCAACTCAGACGAACTTGAACTGAAGAGAGGTGACGTGGTTCTGGTGGTGCCCACCGAGTCGGCGGAGGATCAG GACGCTGGTTGGCTCACGGGTATCAAAGAAAGCGAGTGGTTAGCACGCGGTGCTAGCGCCCAGAAAGGACTGTTTCCAGAGAACTTTACGCAGCGTTTGGAATAA
- the amph gene encoding amphiphysin isoform X3, giving the protein MAEIKTGIFAKNVQKRLNRAQEKVLQKLGKADETKDEQFEQVVINFRRQESEGSRLQREMKAYMIAIKGMQQASINLTQSLHEVYEPDWHGKDDVLSIGKDCDALWEDFHNKLVDSTLLNLDAYLQNFPDLKGRVSKRSRKLIDYDSARHHVETLQMSGMKNDRKMMKAEDELKKAQQVFEELNSSLQNELPTLWDSRVDFYIGTFKSVTRLEARFHREISLVCRQLYEVMTQLAEQHSDKVFTIQGAPSDSGPLRLARTPSPPEDESPPDSPDTSSNHMLRPVSPGPPRPKSPTQLKKGPPVPPPPKVTPTKEVAEEQIIDFFGGEFLPAPSPLQPNELPGQSLLDLDLDAFQPDESVSPIPQTAVPWDMWSANSQTAQPVTSAFNGLSQDAAPPSFFADFDQMNEVKTEPSEVPEAPDTEAPEEQEATAPPAGEEPAAPAEEEEEKSEEEEVKPTTAPSTEEELEPTVAPSDEVMEETEAPPAGEEDTEGSGSLEKEKPVVPEEPSSIQEAELDEIPGADQTCADEAAPLENMPIPSVIIEPASSNEGDDDRDGDIISPTAASDNDVTTVSQTMKHMSPSGGVSGLPDDFLYKVETMHDFEAANSDELELKRGDVVLVVPTESAEDQDAGWLTGIKESEWLARGASAQKGLFPENFTQRLE; this is encoded by the exons ATGGCGGAAATTAAAACGGGTATTTTCGCGAAGAACGTGCAGAAACGTCTAAATCGCGCGCAGGAGAAG gtgctgcAAAAACTTGGAAAAGCAGACGAGACCAAAGATGAACAGTTTGAACAAGTGGTCATCAACTTCAGGAGACAGGAG tCGGAGGGGTCTCGTTTGCAGAGGGAGATGAAGGCCTACATGATTGCCATTAAAG GGATGCAGCAGGCTTCCATCAACCTCACTCAGTCTCTGCACGAGGTCTACGAGCCAGACTGGCACGGGAAGGACGATGTTCTGAGCATCGGGAAG GACTgtgatgcattgtgggaagaTTTCCACAATAAGCTGGTGGACTCGACCCTGCTGAACTTGGACGCGTACCTTCAAAACTTCCCCGACTTGAAA GGACGCGTGtccaagaggagcaggaagctcatCGACTACGACAGCGCTCGCCACCACGTGGAAACGCTGCAGATGTCAGGGATGAAGAACGACCggaagatgatgaag GCGGAGGACGAGCTGAAAAAGGCTCAGCAGGTGTTCGAGGAGCTGAACAGCAGCCTCCAGAATGAGCTGCCGACTCTGTGGGACAG CCGGGTGGACTTCTACATCGGCACCTTCAAGAGCGTGACCAGGCTGGAGGCCAGGTTTCACCGGGAGATCTCCCTG GTGTGCCGGCAGCTCTACGAGGTGATGACCCAACTGGCTGAACAGCACTCGGACAAAGTCTTCACCATCCAGGGGGCGCCGAG TGATTCGGGACCACTGCGGCTGGCCAGAACTCCATCCCCACCAGAAGACGAGAGTCCACCTGACAGTCCAGACACCAGCTCCAATCACATGCTCCGCCCGGTCTCACCTGGACCCCCGCGGCCCAAATCCCCCACACAG CTCAAAAAGGGACCACCAGTGCCTCCACCACCCAAGGTCACACCCACCAAGGAGGTCGCAGAGGAGCAGATCATCGACTTCTTCGGAGGAGAGTTCCTGCCAGCACCCTCGCCCTtgcag CCTAACGAACTTCCGGGACAATCGCTGCTGGATCTGGACTTGGATGCTTTTCAACCAGATGAGAGTGTGTCACCAATACCACAG ACCGCCGTTCCGTGGGACATGTGGTCG gCAAACTCCCAGACAGCTCAGCCT GTCACCAGTGCGTTTAATGGCCTGTCCCAG GATGCGGCTCCGCCCTCTTTTTTTGCTGATTTTGATCAAATG AACGAGGTTAAAACAGAACCAAGTGAGGTTCCTGAAGCTCCAGACACAGAAGCTCCTGAGGAACAGGAGGCtacagctccccctgctggtgaggagcccgcagcacctgctgaagaagaggaagagaagagtgaagaagaggaggtgaagccgaCTACAGCTCCTTCcactgaggaagagctggagcccACTGTTGCTCCCTCTGATGAAGTGATGGAGGAGACTgaagcgccacctgctggtgaggaggacacagagggaTCAGGCAgtctggagaaggagaagccaGTC GTACCTGAGGAACCTTCATCCAtccaggaggcggagcttgatgag ATTCCTGGTGCTGACCAAACATGTGCGGATGAAGCAGCTCCGCTG GAAAACATGCCGATCCCGTCAGTGATCATCGAACCCGCCTCCAGTAATGAAGGTGACGACGACCGCGATGGTGACATCATCTCGCCCACCGCCGCCAGTGACAACGATGTGACCACGGTGAGCCAGACCATGAAACACATGAGTCCATCTGGAGGCGTGTCCGGGCTCCCGGATGACTTCCTGTACAAG GTGGAGACGATGCACGACTTTGAAGCAGCCAACTCAGACGAACTTGAACTGAAGAGAGGTGACGTGGTTCTGGTGGTGCCCACCGAGTCGGCGGAGGATCAG GACGCTGGTTGGCTCACGGGTATCAAAGAAAGCGAGTGGTTAGCACGCGGTGCTAGCGCCCAGAAAGGACTGTTTCCAGAGAACTTTACGCAGCGTTTGGAATAA
- the amph gene encoding amphiphysin isoform X4: MAEIKTGIFAKNVQKRLNRAQEKVLQKLGKADETKDEQFEQVVINFRRQESEGSRLQREMKAYMIAIKGMQQASINLTQSLHEVYEPDWHGKDDVLSIGKDCDALWEDFHNKLVDSTLLNLDAYLQNFPDLKGRVSKRSRKLIDYDSARHHVETLQMSGMKNDRKMMKAEDELKKAQQVFEELNSSLQNELPTLWDSRVDFYIGTFKSVTRLEARFHREISLVCRQLYEVMTQLAEQHSDKVFTIQGAPSDSGPLRLARTPSPPEDESPPDSPDTSSNHMLRPVSPGPPRPKSPTQLKKGPPVPPPPKVTPTKEVAEEQIIDFFGGEFLPAPSPLQPNELPGQSLLDLDLDAFQPDESVSPIPQTAVPWDMWSANSQTAQPGADASFGADWSADFGSSSISGGAIPGIESSAAGVEGAQDAAQSGLHPEGDTTTGPPEGGATTAAEGEVTSAFNGLSQDAAPPSFFADFDQMVPEEPSSIQEAELDEIPGADQTCADEAAPLENMPIPSVIIEPASSNEGDDDRDGDIISPTAASDNDVTTVSQTMKHMSPSGGVSGLPDDFLYKVETMHDFEAANSDELELKRGDVVLVVPTESAEDQDAGWLTGIKESEWLARGASAQKGLFPENFTQRLE; this comes from the exons ATGGCGGAAATTAAAACGGGTATTTTCGCGAAGAACGTGCAGAAACGTCTAAATCGCGCGCAGGAGAAG gtgctgcAAAAACTTGGAAAAGCAGACGAGACCAAAGATGAACAGTTTGAACAAGTGGTCATCAACTTCAGGAGACAGGAG tCGGAGGGGTCTCGTTTGCAGAGGGAGATGAAGGCCTACATGATTGCCATTAAAG GGATGCAGCAGGCTTCCATCAACCTCACTCAGTCTCTGCACGAGGTCTACGAGCCAGACTGGCACGGGAAGGACGATGTTCTGAGCATCGGGAAG GACTgtgatgcattgtgggaagaTTTCCACAATAAGCTGGTGGACTCGACCCTGCTGAACTTGGACGCGTACCTTCAAAACTTCCCCGACTTGAAA GGACGCGTGtccaagaggagcaggaagctcatCGACTACGACAGCGCTCGCCACCACGTGGAAACGCTGCAGATGTCAGGGATGAAGAACGACCggaagatgatgaag GCGGAGGACGAGCTGAAAAAGGCTCAGCAGGTGTTCGAGGAGCTGAACAGCAGCCTCCAGAATGAGCTGCCGACTCTGTGGGACAG CCGGGTGGACTTCTACATCGGCACCTTCAAGAGCGTGACCAGGCTGGAGGCCAGGTTTCACCGGGAGATCTCCCTG GTGTGCCGGCAGCTCTACGAGGTGATGACCCAACTGGCTGAACAGCACTCGGACAAAGTCTTCACCATCCAGGGGGCGCCGAG TGATTCGGGACCACTGCGGCTGGCCAGAACTCCATCCCCACCAGAAGACGAGAGTCCACCTGACAGTCCAGACACCAGCTCCAATCACATGCTCCGCCCGGTCTCACCTGGACCCCCGCGGCCCAAATCCCCCACACAG CTCAAAAAGGGACCACCAGTGCCTCCACCACCCAAGGTCACACCCACCAAGGAGGTCGCAGAGGAGCAGATCATCGACTTCTTCGGAGGAGAGTTCCTGCCAGCACCCTCGCCCTtgcag CCTAACGAACTTCCGGGACAATCGCTGCTGGATCTGGACTTGGATGCTTTTCAACCAGATGAGAGTGTGTCACCAATACCACAG ACCGCCGTTCCGTGGGACATGTGGTCG gCAAACTCCCAGACAGCTCAGCCT GGTGCAGATGCCAGTTTTGGTGCTGACTGGTCTGCAGACTTTGGTTCCAGCTCAATAAGTGGAGGGGCCATTCCAGGCATTGAGTCCTCTGCTGCAGGGGTGGAGGGGGCACAGGATGCAGCTCAGAGTGGGCTCCACCCAGAGGGAGACACAACTACAGGACCCCCAGAGGGtggagcaacaacagcagccgaAGGAGAG GTCACCAGTGCGTTTAATGGCCTGTCCCAG GATGCGGCTCCGCCCTCTTTTTTTGCTGATTTTGATCAAATG GTACCTGAGGAACCTTCATCCAtccaggaggcggagcttgatgag ATTCCTGGTGCTGACCAAACATGTGCGGATGAAGCAGCTCCGCTG GAAAACATGCCGATCCCGTCAGTGATCATCGAACCCGCCTCCAGTAATGAAGGTGACGACGACCGCGATGGTGACATCATCTCGCCCACCGCCGCCAGTGACAACGATGTGACCACGGTGAGCCAGACCATGAAACACATGAGTCCATCTGGAGGCGTGTCCGGGCTCCCGGATGACTTCCTGTACAAG GTGGAGACGATGCACGACTTTGAAGCAGCCAACTCAGACGAACTTGAACTGAAGAGAGGTGACGTGGTTCTGGTGGTGCCCACCGAGTCGGCGGAGGATCAG GACGCTGGTTGGCTCACGGGTATCAAAGAAAGCGAGTGGTTAGCACGCGGTGCTAGCGCCCAGAAAGGACTGTTTCCAGAGAACTTTACGCAGCGTTTGGAATAA
- the amph gene encoding amphiphysin isoform X5: MAEIKTGIFAKNVQKRLNRAQEKVLQKLGKADETKDEQFEQVVINFRRQESEGSRLQREMKAYMIAIKGMQQASINLTQSLHEVYEPDWHGKDDVLSIGKDCDALWEDFHNKLVDSTLLNLDAYLQNFPDLKGRVSKRSRKLIDYDSARHHVETLQMSGMKNDRKMMKAEDELKKAQQVFEELNSSLQNELPTLWDSRVDFYIGTFKSVTRLEARFHREISLVCRQLYEVMTQLAEQHSDKVFTIQGAPSDSGPLRLARTPSPPEDESPPDSPDTSSNHMLRPVSPGPPRPKSPTQLKKGPPVPPPPKVTPTKEVAEEQIIDFFGGEFLPAPSPLQPNELPGQSLLDLDLDAFQPDESVSPIPQTAVPWDMWSANSQTAQPVTSAFNGLSQDAAPPSFFADFDQMVPEEPSSIQEAELDEIPGADQTCADEAAPLENMPIPSVIIEPASSNEGDDDRDGDIISPTAASDNDVTTVSQTMKHMSPSGGVSGLPDDFLYKVETMHDFEAANSDELELKRGDVVLVVPTESAEDQDAGWLTGIKESEWLARGASAQKGLFPENFTQRLE; this comes from the exons ATGGCGGAAATTAAAACGGGTATTTTCGCGAAGAACGTGCAGAAACGTCTAAATCGCGCGCAGGAGAAG gtgctgcAAAAACTTGGAAAAGCAGACGAGACCAAAGATGAACAGTTTGAACAAGTGGTCATCAACTTCAGGAGACAGGAG tCGGAGGGGTCTCGTTTGCAGAGGGAGATGAAGGCCTACATGATTGCCATTAAAG GGATGCAGCAGGCTTCCATCAACCTCACTCAGTCTCTGCACGAGGTCTACGAGCCAGACTGGCACGGGAAGGACGATGTTCTGAGCATCGGGAAG GACTgtgatgcattgtgggaagaTTTCCACAATAAGCTGGTGGACTCGACCCTGCTGAACTTGGACGCGTACCTTCAAAACTTCCCCGACTTGAAA GGACGCGTGtccaagaggagcaggaagctcatCGACTACGACAGCGCTCGCCACCACGTGGAAACGCTGCAGATGTCAGGGATGAAGAACGACCggaagatgatgaag GCGGAGGACGAGCTGAAAAAGGCTCAGCAGGTGTTCGAGGAGCTGAACAGCAGCCTCCAGAATGAGCTGCCGACTCTGTGGGACAG CCGGGTGGACTTCTACATCGGCACCTTCAAGAGCGTGACCAGGCTGGAGGCCAGGTTTCACCGGGAGATCTCCCTG GTGTGCCGGCAGCTCTACGAGGTGATGACCCAACTGGCTGAACAGCACTCGGACAAAGTCTTCACCATCCAGGGGGCGCCGAG TGATTCGGGACCACTGCGGCTGGCCAGAACTCCATCCCCACCAGAAGACGAGAGTCCACCTGACAGTCCAGACACCAGCTCCAATCACATGCTCCGCCCGGTCTCACCTGGACCCCCGCGGCCCAAATCCCCCACACAG CTCAAAAAGGGACCACCAGTGCCTCCACCACCCAAGGTCACACCCACCAAGGAGGTCGCAGAGGAGCAGATCATCGACTTCTTCGGAGGAGAGTTCCTGCCAGCACCCTCGCCCTtgcag CCTAACGAACTTCCGGGACAATCGCTGCTGGATCTGGACTTGGATGCTTTTCAACCAGATGAGAGTGTGTCACCAATACCACAG ACCGCCGTTCCGTGGGACATGTGGTCG gCAAACTCCCAGACAGCTCAGCCT GTCACCAGTGCGTTTAATGGCCTGTCCCAG GATGCGGCTCCGCCCTCTTTTTTTGCTGATTTTGATCAAATG GTACCTGAGGAACCTTCATCCAtccaggaggcggagcttgatgag ATTCCTGGTGCTGACCAAACATGTGCGGATGAAGCAGCTCCGCTG GAAAACATGCCGATCCCGTCAGTGATCATCGAACCCGCCTCCAGTAATGAAGGTGACGACGACCGCGATGGTGACATCATCTCGCCCACCGCCGCCAGTGACAACGATGTGACCACGGTGAGCCAGACCATGAAACACATGAGTCCATCTGGAGGCGTGTCCGGGCTCCCGGATGACTTCCTGTACAAG GTGGAGACGATGCACGACTTTGAAGCAGCCAACTCAGACGAACTTGAACTGAAGAGAGGTGACGTGGTTCTGGTGGTGCCCACCGAGTCGGCGGAGGATCAG GACGCTGGTTGGCTCACGGGTATCAAAGAAAGCGAGTGGTTAGCACGCGGTGCTAGCGCCCAGAAAGGACTGTTTCCAGAGAACTTTACGCAGCGTTTGGAATAA